A window from Pseudomonas sp. MRSN 12121 encodes these proteins:
- a CDS encoding ATP-binding protein, with amino-acid sequence MLRLFLGLYIVLAIGFAGAITAVDHIFTAVLEDPLEAYHRDAVRGPAYSLVEQLRPLDSAERERQLQALQPHYGLQLRLLDRNTLTLNEREQALLASDQLVVREKLTQFIARIDQGPQLLSIKLPEEPSLTRFYTIAAYVALGTIVGIFLLFWVRPHWRDLEQLRLAAERFGDNDLSARLHLSRRSNIRELAGHFNRMASRIEGLIANQRELTNAVSHELRTPIARLSFELDQLKQSDPKQRRELIADMYADLGELEEMVSELLTYASLEHGATVINREHIQARHWLDSVVGSVALEAEAAGVQIAIRACEVEYISIEPRFMARALINLLRNAIRYAGRQVEVSLRQTGQGYEVQVNDDGPGVPVEGRKKIFEPFSRLDASRDRRTGGFGLGLALVRRVSQSHGGQVEVTDSQWGGASFRMTWARPE; translated from the coding sequence ATGCTGCGCCTGTTCCTGGGCCTGTACATTGTCCTGGCCATCGGTTTCGCCGGGGCGATCACCGCGGTCGATCACATTTTCACCGCCGTCCTCGAGGACCCGCTGGAAGCCTATCACCGCGATGCGGTGCGGGGGCCGGCCTACAGCCTGGTGGAACAGCTGCGGCCACTGGACAGCGCCGAACGCGAGCGGCAACTGCAGGCCCTGCAACCGCACTACGGCCTGCAATTGCGCCTGCTGGACAGGAACACCCTGACCTTGAACGAACGGGAGCAGGCCTTGCTGGCCTCCGACCAACTGGTGGTGCGGGAGAAGTTGACCCAGTTCATCGCCCGCATCGACCAGGGGCCGCAACTGTTGAGCATCAAGCTGCCGGAAGAGCCGTCGCTGACCCGGTTCTACACCATTGCCGCTTATGTCGCGCTGGGGACGATAGTGGGCATCTTCCTGCTGTTCTGGGTGCGTCCGCACTGGCGCGACCTGGAACAGTTGCGGCTGGCGGCCGAGCGTTTCGGCGACAACGACTTGAGCGCACGCCTGCACCTGTCGCGGCGCTCGAACATCCGCGAGCTGGCCGGGCACTTCAACCGCATGGCCAGCCGCATCGAAGGCCTGATTGCCAACCAGCGCGAACTGACCAACGCGGTCTCTCACGAATTGCGCACGCCCATCGCGCGGCTGTCGTTCGAGCTCGACCAGCTCAAGCAGTCGGACCCCAAACAGCGCCGCGAGCTGATCGCCGACATGTACGCCGACCTCGGCGAGCTGGAGGAGATGGTCTCCGAACTGCTGACCTACGCCAGCCTGGAACACGGCGCCACGGTGATCAACCGCGAGCACATCCAGGCCCGCCACTGGCTTGACAGTGTGGTCGGCAGTGTCGCCCTGGAGGCGGAAGCGGCGGGGGTGCAGATCGCTATCAGGGCCTGTGAGGTCGAGTACATCAGTATCGAGCCGCGGTTCATGGCGCGGGCGTTGATCAACCTGCTGCGCAACGCCATTCGTTATGCGGGGCGGCAGGTCGAGGTGTCGCTGAGGCAGACCGGGCAGGGCTACGAAGTCCAGGTCAACGACGACGGCCCCGGTGTGCCGGTGGAAGGGCGGAAGAAGATCTTCGAGCCGTTCTCGCGCCTCGACGCCAGCCGCGATCGCCGCACCGGCGGCTTCGGCCTGGGCCTGGCGCTGGTCCGGCGGGTCTCGCAATCCCACGGCGGGCAGGTCGAAGTGACGGACTCGCAATGGGGCGGGGCGTCGTTTCGCATGACCTGGGCGCGTCCCGAGTAA
- a CDS encoding MipA/OmpV family protein — translation MKPLITPRTWCLSLSSLCLLAAGTAHAEDWKYSLQLGAASQPRYSGSDERSVTPLLGASIDSPYGLFFDTAQGLGWQGEWGDLAFSTWVGPSASRKDRKTGYKGSDRLNGMGSIKSRAQVGANLSYTLGSVVIGATVEHAFKKNDDPDTGSAYNHLQLNIATTLYKGAYGSLDGSLNSRFGDGDYMQTWYGVSRHQAANSRFGAYHAKGGMLSQGGDLTWTLPINANTSVSTVLAVDYLSKEAGDSPIVDKRLQTSLAASVEYSF, via the coding sequence ATGAAGCCTCTGATCACACCTCGAACCTGGTGCCTGTCCCTGAGCTCGCTGTGCCTGCTGGCCGCCGGCACCGCCCACGCCGAAGACTGGAAATACAGCCTGCAACTGGGCGCCGCGAGCCAGCCGCGCTACAGCGGCAGCGACGAACGCAGCGTGACGCCGCTGCTCGGCGCCAGCATCGACAGCCCCTACGGCTTGTTCTTCGACACCGCCCAGGGCCTGGGCTGGCAAGGCGAATGGGGCGACCTGGCGTTCAGCACCTGGGTCGGCCCGAGCGCCAGCCGCAAGGATCGCAAGACCGGCTACAAGGGCTCCGACCGGCTCAACGGCATGGGCTCGATCAAGTCGCGGGCGCAGGTCGGCGCCAACCTCAGCTACACCCTGGGCTCGGTGGTGATCGGCGCGACGGTGGAGCATGCCTTCAAGAAGAACGACGACCCGGACACCGGCTCGGCCTACAACCACCTGCAATTGAACATCGCCACCACGCTCTACAAGGGCGCCTACGGCAGCCTCGACGGCAGTCTCAACAGCCGCTTCGGCGATGGCGACTACATGCAGACCTGGTACGGCGTCAGCCGCCACCAGGCGGCCAACAGCCGCTTCGGCGCCTACCACGCCAAGGGCGGCATGCTCAGCCAGGGCGGCGACCTCACCTGGACCCTGCCGATCAATGCCAATACCAGCGTCTCCACGGTGCTGGCGGTGGATTACCTGAGCAAGGAAGCCGGCGACAGCCCGATCGTCGACAAGCGCCTGCAGACCTCGCTGGCGGCCAGTGTCGAGTACAGCTTCTAA
- a CDS encoding GFA family protein has protein sequence MQLEGSCHCDAVHFSLASAHPYPYQRCYCSICRKTQGGGGYAINLGGDAASLKVRGRQHISIYHARIKAPGAQRARRSSAERHFCSLCGSGLWLFSPQWPELIHPFASAIDTPLPVPPEHTHLMLDSRAPWVEIDWHPHDLQFEHYPQESIAQWHQRLDLQR, from the coding sequence ATGCAACTCGAAGGTTCCTGCCATTGCGACGCCGTCCACTTCAGCCTGGCCAGCGCCCACCCCTACCCTTACCAGCGCTGCTACTGCTCGATCTGCCGCAAGACCCAGGGCGGTGGCGGCTATGCGATCAACCTCGGTGGCGACGCCGCCAGCCTGAAAGTCCGCGGGCGCCAGCATATTTCGATCTACCACGCGCGGATCAAGGCCCCCGGCGCGCAACGGGCGCGCCGCAGCAGCGCCGAACGGCACTTCTGCAGCCTCTGCGGCTCCGGCCTGTGGCTGTTCAGCCCGCAATGGCCGGAACTGATCCACCCCTTCGCCTCGGCCATCGACACGCCGTTGCCGGTGCCCCCGGAACACACGCACCTGATGCTCGACTCGCGGGCGCCCTGGGTCGAGATCGACTGGCATCCTCATGACCTGCAGTTCGAGCACTACCCGCAAGAATCCATCGCCCAGTGGCACCAGCGCCTGGATCTGCAACGGTAG
- the mntP gene encoding manganese efflux pump MntP — protein sequence MNPASIVFLAFAMSTDAFAAAVGKGSSLHKPRLSEALRIGLIFGVIEAITPVVGWLIGQAAAQWVANWDHWIAFGLLLALGLHMIHNGLSLEQEARQEAPRQPGFWLLAATGFATSIDALAVGVGLAFVNVNIWVAATAIGLATMTMVTLGVMLGRAIGTVMGQRAEILGGVVLIIVGSTILYEHLSAVA from the coding sequence ATGAACCCAGCCTCGATCGTGTTCCTTGCCTTCGCCATGTCCACCGATGCCTTTGCGGCCGCGGTCGGCAAGGGCTCCAGCCTGCATAAACCGCGTTTGTCCGAAGCCTTGCGCATCGGCCTGATCTTCGGCGTGATCGAAGCCATCACCCCGGTGGTCGGCTGGCTCATCGGCCAGGCGGCCGCGCAATGGGTGGCCAACTGGGACCACTGGATCGCCTTCGGCCTGCTGCTGGCGCTCGGCCTGCACATGATTCACAACGGCTTGAGCCTGGAGCAGGAAGCTCGACAGGAAGCACCGCGCCAGCCGGGATTCTGGCTGCTCGCGGCCACGGGCTTTGCCACCAGCATCGATGCCCTGGCGGTGGGCGTGGGGCTGGCCTTCGTCAACGTCAATATCTGGGTCGCGGCCACGGCGATCGGCCTGGCGACCATGACCATGGTCACTCTGGGCGTAATGCTCGGGCGCGCCATCGGCACGGTCATGGGGCAGCGCGCGGAAATCCTGGGAGGCGTGGTGCTGATCATCGTCGGCTCGACCATCCTCTACGAGCACCTGTCGGCCGTGGCTTGA
- a CDS encoding double zinc ribbon domain-containing protein yields MSFFERLLGGHHGRGHGGYQNGHHGGHSGNGHGRRPAGPSCPDCGANNAAGARFCQQCGTSLHPAACGQCGSPLAAAARFCGQCGGAAR; encoded by the coding sequence ATGAGTTTTTTCGAGCGTTTGCTGGGCGGTCATCACGGTCGCGGCCATGGTGGCTATCAAAACGGGCATCACGGCGGGCACTCGGGGAACGGCCATGGCCGGCGGCCTGCCGGCCCGTCATGCCCGGACTGTGGGGCGAACAATGCGGCCGGGGCGCGGTTCTGCCAGCAGTGCGGCACCTCGTTGCACCCTGCCGCCTGCGGCCAATGCGGCAGCCCGCTGGCCGCCGCTGCGCGCTTCTGCGGGCAATGCGGCGGCGCGGCGCGCTGA
- a CDS encoding GNAT family N-acetyltransferase: MTSTAIHSPAPAAFTPQQGEHWIDTLNDGSPVLIRPLRAEDRDREKAFIENLSPLTRHHRFLGEVKEVGDALLAQLMDVDGRRRVAYVALVHDNGTLREIGISRYAAIDTAPDTCEFAVTVADDWQHKGLDAVLMHHLIARAKDQGLRQMYSLDCPANHRMRQLATTLGFSRAIDPDDATQVRYAIAL; this comes from the coding sequence ATGACCAGTACCGCCATTCACTCGCCCGCCCCGGCCGCCTTCACCCCGCAGCAAGGCGAACACTGGATCGACACCCTCAACGACGGCAGCCCGGTGCTGATCCGCCCGTTGCGCGCCGAAGACCGCGACCGGGAAAAAGCCTTTATCGAGAACCTTTCGCCACTCACCCGGCACCACCGGTTTCTCGGCGAAGTGAAAGAGGTCGGCGACGCCCTGCTCGCGCAACTGATGGATGTCGACGGCCGCCGGCGCGTGGCCTACGTGGCGCTGGTGCACGACAACGGCACGCTGCGGGAAATCGGCATCAGCCGCTACGCCGCGATCGACACCGCCCCCGACACCTGCGAATTCGCCGTCACCGTGGCCGACGACTGGCAGCACAAGGGGCTGGACGCGGTGCTCATGCACCACCTGATCGCCCGGGCGAAGGACCAGGGCCTGCGGCAGATGTACTCCCTGGACTGCCCGGCCAACCACCGCATGCGCCAACTGGCCACGACACTCGGCTTCAGCCGCGCCATCGATCCGGACGACGCGACCCAGGTGCGCTACGCCATCGCACTGTAG
- a CDS encoding LysR family transcriptional regulator: MHFDLADLRLFIHIAESPSLTQGARRAFLSPAAASARIKALEGQLETRLLYRDSRGVEVTPAGERLLQHARLIMRQVDYLKSEFTQYGGDSTGHMRIFANTTAVTEFLPEILAGFLSKRPGVTVDLQERLSRDIVRGVLDGTADMGIIAGPVEASGLQVLHFSTDHLVLILPVDHPLARQPAVTLEQTLAYQHIGLHEGSTLLSFLREHVERTGKQLSLRIQVSSFEAICRMVEAGVGIGIIPESAAIRHSRTMQLVTVKLDEAWAVRERSIIVRELEALPGSVRALIGTLMPAPEQA, translated from the coding sequence ATGCATTTCGATCTGGCCGACCTGCGCCTGTTCATCCATATCGCCGAATCGCCGAGCCTGACCCAGGGCGCCCGGCGCGCCTTCCTCTCGCCAGCGGCGGCCAGCGCGCGGATCAAGGCCCTGGAAGGCCAGCTCGAAACCCGCCTGTTGTACCGCGACAGCCGCGGCGTCGAGGTCACCCCGGCGGGCGAACGCCTGTTGCAGCATGCGCGGCTGATCATGCGCCAGGTGGACTACCTGAAAAGCGAATTCACCCAGTACGGCGGCGATTCCACCGGGCACATGCGGATCTTCGCCAACACCACGGCGGTGACCGAGTTCCTCCCGGAGATCCTCGCCGGCTTCCTGTCGAAGCGCCCCGGGGTCACGGTGGACCTGCAGGAGCGCCTGTCCCGCGACATCGTGCGGGGCGTGCTCGACGGCACCGCCGACATGGGCATCATCGCCGGCCCGGTGGAAGCCAGCGGCCTGCAAGTGCTGCACTTCAGCACCGACCACCTGGTGCTGATCCTACCGGTGGACCACCCCCTGGCCAGGCAACCGGCGGTGACCCTGGAACAGACCCTGGCCTACCAGCACATCGGCCTGCACGAAGGCAGCACCTTGCTGAGCTTTCTGCGCGAACACGTGGAACGCACCGGCAAGCAGCTGTCGCTGCGGATCCAGGTGTCGAGCTTCGAGGCGATCTGCCGCATGGTCGAGGCCGGCGTGGGCATCGGCATCATTCCCGAGTCGGCGGCCATCCGGCACAGCCGCACCATGCAACTGGTGACGGTGAAACTCGACGAGGCCTGGGCCGTGCGCGAACGCAGCATCATCGTGCGCGAACTCGAGGCCCTGCCCGGCAGCGTGCGGGCGCTGATCGGCACCCTGATGCCCGCACCGGAGCAGGCCTGA
- a CDS encoding MaoC family dehydratase N-terminal domain-containing protein, producing the protein MSVTDPGAWTGRRQQTHDQLSRNLLKRIAATFGEPAPAHGEALPPLWQWCFFQEPLAASALGEDGHPARGGFLPPAANRNRMWAGGRVEFFEPLRAGFDADCVSTIARVEEKTGRSGALLFVTVRHEYSQDGRLAIGEEQDIVYREPTPPKPGSGEALPRGEWREVVEPDATLLFRYSAVTFNGHRIHYDFPYVTATEGYAGLVVHGPLIATLGLRAFCRAHPQARLRRFAYRGVRPLIAPQPFEVGGRIVGPGVAELWAGNDAGLAQQAEVLFDPIAQ; encoded by the coding sequence ATGAGCGTGACCGATCCCGGCGCCTGGACAGGCCGCCGCCAGCAAACCCATGACCAGCTCAGCCGTAACCTGCTCAAGCGTATCGCCGCGACCTTCGGCGAACCCGCGCCGGCCCATGGCGAGGCGCTACCGCCGCTGTGGCAATGGTGTTTCTTCCAGGAGCCGCTGGCCGCCAGCGCCTTGGGCGAAGACGGCCATCCGGCGCGGGGCGGCTTCCTGCCGCCGGCGGCCAACCGCAACCGCATGTGGGCCGGTGGCCGGGTGGAGTTCTTCGAGCCCCTGCGCGCCGGTTTCGATGCGGACTGCGTGTCGACCATCGCCCGGGTCGAGGAAAAGACCGGGCGCAGCGGCGCGCTGCTGTTCGTCACGGTGCGCCATGAGTATTCCCAGGACGGTCGCCTGGCGATCGGCGAGGAACAGGACATCGTCTACCGCGAGCCGACCCCGCCCAAGCCGGGCAGTGGCGAGGCGTTGCCCCGCGGGGAATGGCGCGAGGTCGTCGAGCCCGACGCGACCCTGCTGTTCCGCTACAGCGCGGTGACCTTCAACGGCCATCGCATCCATTACGACTTTCCCTACGTCACCGCGACCGAAGGTTATGCGGGGCTGGTGGTGCACGGTCCGCTGATCGCCACCCTCGGCTTGCGCGCCTTCTGCCGCGCCCACCCGCAGGCGCGGCTGCGGCGTTTCGCCTATCGCGGCGTGCGGCCCTTGATCGCGCCGCAGCCGTTCGAGGTCGGCGGGCGCATCGTCGGGCCCGGCGTGGCCGAGCTGTGGGCCGGTAACGACGCCGGCCTGGCCCAGCAGGCCGAGGTGCTGTTCGATCCCATTGCCCAATAA
- a CDS encoding acyl-CoA dehydrogenase family protein has product MNPNSNEELNAIREGVRALCAEFDAAYWRRIDEEKGFPQAFVKALTDAGWLAAMIPAEYGGSGLGLAEASVILEEVNRCGGNSGTVHGQMYNMFTLLRHGSEAQKRFYLPKLASGELRLQSMGVTEPTTGTDTTRIKTTAVRQGDQYVINGQKVWISRIQHSDLMILLARTTPLAEVKKKSEGMSIFLVDLREAIGNGLTVQPIANMVNHETNELFFDNLRIPADSLIGEEGKGFRYILDGLNAERTLIAAECIGDGRWFVDKASQYARDRVVFGRPIGQNQGVQFPIAEAHVEIEAADLMRWRACAEYDSGLNAGASANMAKYLAAKASWEAANACLQTHGGFGFACEYDVERKFRETRLYQVAPISTNLILSYVAEHLLELPRSF; this is encoded by the coding sequence ATGAACCCCAACAGCAACGAAGAACTGAATGCCATCCGCGAAGGCGTGCGTGCCTTGTGTGCCGAGTTCGACGCCGCCTACTGGCGCCGGATCGACGAAGAAAAAGGCTTTCCGCAAGCCTTCGTCAAGGCCCTGACCGACGCCGGCTGGCTGGCGGCGATGATCCCGGCCGAATACGGCGGCTCGGGCCTGGGCCTGGCCGAAGCCTCGGTGATCCTTGAGGAAGTGAACCGCTGCGGCGGCAACTCCGGCACCGTACATGGGCAGATGTACAACATGTTCACCCTGCTGCGGCACGGCAGCGAGGCGCAGAAGCGCTTCTACCTGCCGAAGCTGGCCAGCGGCGAACTGCGCCTGCAATCGATGGGCGTCACCGAACCCACCACCGGCACCGACACCACGCGGATCAAGACCACCGCGGTGCGCCAGGGCGACCAGTACGTGATCAACGGCCAGAAGGTGTGGATCTCGCGCATCCAGCATTCCGACCTGATGATCCTGCTGGCGCGCACCACGCCGCTGGCCGAGGTCAAGAAGAAGTCCGAAGGCATGTCGATCTTCCTCGTCGACTTGCGCGAGGCCATCGGCAACGGCCTGACCGTGCAGCCGATCGCCAACATGGTCAACCACGAGACCAACGAGCTGTTCTTCGACAACCTGCGGATCCCCGCCGACAGCCTGATCGGCGAGGAGGGCAAGGGCTTCAGGTACATCCTCGACGGCCTCAACGCCGAGCGCACGCTGATTGCCGCCGAGTGCATCGGCGACGGCCGCTGGTTCGTCGACAAGGCCAGCCAGTACGCCCGCGACCGGGTGGTGTTCGGCCGGCCCATCGGGCAGAACCAGGGCGTGCAGTTCCCCATCGCCGAAGCCCATGTCGAGATCGAGGCCGCCGACCTGATGCGCTGGCGCGCCTGCGCCGAATACGACAGCGGCCTCAACGCCGGCGCCAGCGCCAACATGGCCAAGTACCTGGCGGCCAAGGCCTCGTGGGAGGCGGCCAACGCCTGCCTGCAGACCCACGGCGGTTTCGGTTTCGCCTGCGAGTACGACGTCGAGCGCAAGTTCCGCGAGACCCGCCTGTACCAGGTGGCGCCGATCTCCACCAACCTGATCCTGTCCTATGTCGCCGAGCACCTGCTCGAACTGCCGCGCAGTTTCTGA
- a CDS encoding MmgE/PrpD family protein, protein MSHTQALAGFLAGLSYPQLPDPVLARTEELFLDWLGSALASQGAHPIPLFERYARQMGPADGPTRILVNGCGTSAYFAALVNAASSHLVEQDDLHNGSVLHPATVVFPAALAAAQDLGKSGRELLLAAVAGYEAGIRIGEFMGRSHYRIFHTTATVGTLAAAVALGKLMDFDQEQFIHLLGSAGTQAAGLWEFLRDAADSKQLHTAKAAADGLLAAYLTRDGLSGARNILEGEQGMAAGMSWDAEPGRLSDRLGARWALLETSFKFHASCRHTHPAADALLALMQREGLGHEGIARVETHVHQAAIDVLGRVNVPQTVHQAKFSMGTVLGLIAVHGQAGLPEFHERALHDPAVAAFRDKVSMHLDPDVERAYPQRWLGRVRVVTEDGRTLHGAIDEPKGDPGNGLSRAELADKFQRLLRFSGARTPEQGAALISRVWNLRDSAHLNELF, encoded by the coding sequence ATGAGCCATACCCAAGCCCTGGCCGGGTTCCTTGCCGGCCTGAGTTACCCGCAGTTGCCCGACCCCGTGCTCGCGCGCACCGAAGAGCTGTTCCTCGACTGGCTCGGCTCGGCCCTGGCCAGCCAGGGCGCGCATCCGATTCCGTTGTTCGAGCGTTACGCCCGGCAGATGGGCCCGGCCGATGGCCCGACGCGGATCCTGGTCAATGGATGTGGCACTTCGGCGTATTTCGCCGCGCTGGTGAACGCTGCGTCTTCGCACCTGGTGGAGCAGGACGACTTGCACAACGGCTCGGTGCTGCACCCGGCCACCGTGGTGTTTCCCGCCGCGCTGGCCGCCGCCCAGGACCTTGGCAAATCCGGCCGCGAGCTGCTGCTGGCGGCGGTCGCCGGCTATGAGGCGGGCATCCGCATCGGCGAGTTCATGGGGCGTTCCCATTACCGGATCTTCCATACCACGGCCACCGTCGGCACCCTCGCCGCGGCCGTGGCGCTGGGCAAGCTGATGGACTTCGACCAGGAGCAGTTCATCCACCTGCTGGGCAGCGCCGGGACCCAGGCCGCCGGGCTCTGGGAGTTCCTGCGCGACGCCGCCGACTCCAAGCAGCTGCACACCGCCAAGGCCGCGGCCGACGGTTTGCTCGCGGCCTACCTGACCCGCGACGGGCTGAGCGGCGCGCGCAATATCCTCGAGGGCGAGCAGGGCATGGCCGCGGGCATGTCGTGGGATGCCGAGCCGGGCAGGCTGTCCGACCGGCTCGGCGCGCGCTGGGCCTTGCTGGAAACCTCGTTCAAGTTCCACGCCTCTTGCCGCCATACCCATCCGGCCGCCGATGCCTTGCTGGCGCTGATGCAGCGCGAAGGCCTGGGCCATGAAGGAATCGCCCGGGTGGAAACCCATGTGCACCAGGCGGCCATCGATGTGCTGGGGCGGGTCAACGTGCCGCAGACCGTGCACCAGGCCAAGTTCTCCATGGGCACCGTGCTGGGCCTGATCGCGGTGCACGGCCAGGCCGGCTTGCCGGAATTCCATGAGCGGGCCTTGCACGATCCGGCGGTGGCGGCGTTTCGCGACAAGGTGTCGATGCACCTCGACCCCGACGTGGAGCGCGCCTATCCGCAGCGCTGGCTGGGCCGGGTGCGGGTGGTCACCGAGGATGGCCGCACGCTGCACGGCGCCATCGACGAGCCCAAGGGCGATCCGGGCAACGGCCTGTCGCGGGCGGAGCTGGCGGACAAGTTCCAGCGCCTGCTGCGGTTCTCCGGCGCGCGCACCCCGGAGCAGGGTGCGGCCCTGATAAGCCGGGTGTGGAACCTGCGCGACAGCGCGCACTTGAACGAACTGTTTTGA
- a CDS encoding CaiB/BaiF CoA-transferase family protein, with the protein MTTTPAQPRPLDGITVVSLEHAIAAPFCTRQLADLGARVIKVERPGSGDFARGYDERVRGLASHFVWTNRSKESLTLDLKQDAAGDILQRLLGEADVLVQNLAPGAAARLGLSFEALHARFPRLIVCDISGYGEGGPYETKKAYDLLIQSEGGFLSVTGGPGDDQLAKAGCSIADIAAGMYAYSGILSALLLRGRTGQGSRIDVSMLESLVEWMGYPMYYAFDGAPPPPRAGAAHSTIYPYGPFPAGDGGTVMLGLQNEREWAAFCDKVLLMPELAGDERFAANFKRSANRDALRQIIVDSFAQLTVEEVIARLEQAQIASARVNDMQGVWQHPQLKARDRWREVDSPAGKLPSLLPPAHNAAFAPRMDGVPGLGQHSGAILAELGLSAEAIEQLQAQGVI; encoded by the coding sequence ATGACAACCACCCCCGCACAACCCCGGCCGCTGGACGGCATCACCGTGGTCAGCCTGGAGCACGCCATCGCCGCGCCGTTCTGCACCCGGCAGTTGGCCGACCTCGGCGCCCGGGTGATCAAGGTCGAACGCCCCGGCAGCGGCGATTTCGCCCGTGGCTACGACGAGCGCGTGCGCGGCCTGGCCTCGCATTTCGTGTGGACCAACCGTTCCAAGGAAAGCCTGACCCTGGACCTCAAGCAGGACGCCGCCGGCGACATCCTGCAGCGCCTGCTGGGCGAAGCCGACGTGCTGGTGCAGAACCTCGCGCCGGGCGCGGCGGCGCGCCTGGGCCTGTCGTTCGAGGCGCTGCACGCACGTTTTCCGCGGCTGATCGTCTGCGACATTTCCGGCTACGGCGAGGGCGGCCCTTATGAAACGAAAAAGGCCTACGACCTGCTGATCCAGAGCGAAGGCGGCTTCTTGTCGGTCACCGGCGGCCCGGGTGACGACCAGCTGGCCAAGGCCGGTTGCTCGATCGCCGACATCGCCGCCGGCATGTACGCCTATAGCGGCATCCTCTCGGCGCTGTTGCTGCGTGGCCGCACCGGGCAGGGCAGCCGCATCGACGTGAGCATGCTGGAAAGCCTGGTGGAGTGGATGGGCTACCCGATGTACTACGCCTTCGACGGCGCGCCGCCACCGCCCCGGGCCGGCGCGGCGCACTCGACTATCTATCCCTACGGGCCGTTCCCGGCGGGCGATGGCGGCACGGTGATGCTCGGCCTGCAGAACGAACGCGAGTGGGCGGCGTTTTGCGACAAGGTGCTGCTGATGCCGGAGCTGGCCGGCGACGAACGCTTCGCGGCCAATTTCAAGCGTTCGGCCAATCGCGACGCGCTGCGGCAGATCATCGTCGACAGCTTCGCCCAGCTGACGGTGGAGGAGGTGATCGCCCGGCTGGAGCAGGCGCAGATCGCCAGCGCCCGGGTCAACGACATGCAGGGCGTGTGGCAACACCCGCAGCTCAAGGCCCGCGATCGCTGGCGTGAGGTGGACAGCCCGGCCGGCAAGCTGCCGTCGCTGCTGCCGCCGGCGCACAACGCCGCGTTCGCGCCACGCATGGACGGCGTACCGGGGCTGGGGCAGCACAGCGGCGCGATCCTCGCCGAGCTGGGGTTGTCCGCCGAAGCCATCGAACAGCTGCAGGCCCAGGGCGTGATCTGA
- a CDS encoding CoA ester lyase: MSNPIVRSALFVPGSRPERFGKALASGADAVIVDFEDAVEEPLKRQARDNLGQFLDSQPQVRLWVRVNAPEHVEHAADLGFCKRYAGVVGILLPKVESAAQVATVAATGKRIWPIIESARGLLALAQIARAPAVQRLSFGGLDLALDLNLSSGSPAAQFALDQARLALILHSRAAGLVPPLDGVHPAIDDPEGLRRCIRHAYEMGFGGALCIHPRQVAVIHQALAPSAEDLAWAQRVVAAGSHGAGAYQIDGQMVDAPVLLRAQRLLALAS; encoded by the coding sequence ATGTCCAACCCTATTGTTCGTTCCGCCCTGTTCGTGCCGGGCAGTCGCCCCGAGCGTTTCGGCAAGGCCCTGGCCAGCGGCGCCGATGCGGTGATCGTCGATTTCGAGGACGCCGTGGAAGAGCCGCTCAAGCGCCAGGCCCGGGACAACCTCGGGCAGTTCCTCGACAGCCAGCCCCAGGTGCGCCTGTGGGTACGGGTCAATGCCCCGGAACATGTCGAGCATGCCGCCGACCTGGGGTTCTGCAAACGCTACGCCGGGGTGGTCGGCATTCTGCTGCCCAAGGTCGAAAGCGCGGCGCAAGTGGCGACCGTGGCGGCCACCGGCAAGCGGATCTGGCCGATCATCGAAAGCGCCCGCGGGCTGCTGGCCCTGGCGCAAATCGCCCGGGCTCCGGCGGTGCAACGCCTGTCCTTCGGCGGCCTGGACCTGGCGCTGGACCTGAACCTCAGCAGCGGTTCGCCCGCAGCGCAATTCGCCCTGGACCAGGCGCGGCTGGCGCTGATCCTGCATTCGCGCGCCGCCGGCCTGGTGCCGCCGCTGGATGGCGTGCACCCGGCCATCGACGACCCCGAGGGGCTGCGCCGCTGCATCCGCCATGCCTACGAAATGGGCTTCGGCGGCGCCTTGTGCATCCACCCCAGGCAGGTGGCGGTGATCCACCAGGCCCTGGCCCCGAGCGCCGAGGACCTGGCCTGGGCGCAGCGAGTAGTGGCGGCCGGCAGCCACGGCGCCGGCGCCTATCAGATCGACGGGCAAATGGTCGATGCGCCAGTGTTGCTGCGAGCGCAGCGCTTGCTGGCGCTGGCTTCCTAG